From Enterococcus mundtii, the proteins below share one genomic window:
- the nadE gene encoding ammonia-dependent NAD(+) synthetase, whose protein sequence is MNHLQQAIIEELGVKSVIDPQNEIRVSIDFMKEYLKKNPFLKTLVLGISGGQDSTLAGRLAQLAMEEMREETKDDSYQFIGVRLPYGEQADEEDAKAALDFIQPDVQLRVNIKPAVDAQTQALIEAGVEISDFNKGNIKARQRMITQYAVAGQRAGAVIGTDHAAENITGFFTKYGDGGADILPLFRLNKRQGKALLKALDAPEHLYTKVPTADLEEGKPMIADEVALGVTYDEIDDYLEGKEIPADAQQKIEQWWNKTQHKRHLPISIFDDFWK, encoded by the coding sequence ATGAATCATTTACAACAAGCAATCATCGAAGAATTAGGCGTGAAATCAGTCATCGATCCTCAAAATGAAATTCGTGTGAGTATCGATTTCATGAAAGAATATTTGAAAAAGAATCCCTTCTTAAAAACCTTGGTTTTAGGTATCAGTGGAGGACAAGATTCTACTTTAGCTGGACGCTTAGCTCAATTAGCAATGGAAGAAATGCGGGAAGAAACGAAAGATGACAGTTACCAGTTCATCGGTGTACGTTTGCCTTATGGAGAACAGGCAGATGAAGAAGATGCTAAAGCTGCGTTAGATTTTATCCAACCAGACGTCCAATTACGTGTAAATATCAAACCTGCAGTAGATGCGCAAACGCAAGCGTTGATTGAAGCAGGTGTAGAAATCAGTGATTTCAATAAAGGAAATATTAAAGCGCGTCAACGAATGATCACGCAATATGCGGTTGCAGGACAACGCGCAGGGGCTGTGATCGGTACCGACCACGCAGCTGAAAATATTACTGGCTTCTTTACGAAATATGGTGACGGTGGGGCAGATATTTTGCCATTGTTCCGCTTGAATAAACGCCAAGGAAAAGCATTGTTGAAGGCTTTAGACGCGCCAGAACATCTCTATACCAAAGTGCCAACAGCTGACCTTGAAGAAGGCAAGCCGATGATTGCTGATGAAGTCGCATTAGGTGTCACATATGATGAAATCGACGACTATTTGGAAGGAAAAGAAATTCCTGCAGATGCACAGCAAAAAATCGAGCAATGGTGGAATAAAACACAGCATAAACGTCATTTGCCAATTTCGATCTTTGATGATTTTTGGAAATAA
- a CDS encoding nicotinate phosphoribosyltransferase, translated as MTTTYSDDSLTLHTDLYQINMMQTYWELDRADKHAVFECYFREMPFNHGYAVFAGLERLVDYLENLTFTDTDIAYLREMAVYPEGFLTYLREFKFKATVRSAREGELVFANEPLIQVEGPLAHCQLVETALLNMVNFQTLIATKAARIKSVIGDDPLLEFGTRRAQELDAAVWGTRAAYIGGADATSNVRAGKIFGIPASGTHAHSLVQSYGNDYEAFMAYAKTHKDCVFLVDTYDTLKSGVPSAIRVAKELGNKINFQGVRIDSGDMAYISKRVREQLDSAGFTEAKIYASNDLDEATILNLKMQKAKIDVWGVGTKLITAYDQPALGAVFKLVSIENEQGEMIDTIKLSSNAEKVTTPGKKQVWRITRNFDGKSEGDYVTLWDEDPRQEEEIFMFHPTHTFINKTVRDFTARPILQDIFVEGTRVYDLPTLEEIKEYTRGNLDSLWEEYKRDLNPQKYPVDLSTDCWNHKMAIMERMKKSVTQLTSEL; from the coding sequence ATGACGACAACTTACTCAGATGACAGTTTGACGCTACATACGGATCTTTACCAGATCAACATGATGCAGACTTACTGGGAACTAGATAGAGCAGATAAACATGCAGTTTTTGAATGTTACTTCCGCGAGATGCCATTCAACCATGGTTATGCTGTTTTTGCAGGGTTAGAACGATTAGTAGATTATTTAGAAAATTTGACATTTACAGATACAGATATTGCGTATCTTCGTGAGATGGCTGTTTATCCGGAAGGTTTTTTGACGTATTTACGTGAATTCAAATTTAAAGCGACTGTCCGTTCCGCTCGTGAAGGAGAACTTGTTTTTGCGAATGAGCCATTGATCCAAGTGGAAGGTCCATTAGCCCATTGTCAATTAGTAGAAACAGCCTTATTGAATATGGTGAACTTTCAAACGTTGATCGCGACGAAAGCGGCTCGTATCAAATCAGTGATCGGTGACGATCCATTATTGGAGTTTGGTACACGTCGTGCGCAAGAATTGGATGCTGCGGTTTGGGGGACTCGTGCTGCTTACATTGGTGGAGCAGATGCAACGAGCAATGTTCGTGCAGGGAAAATTTTCGGGATTCCAGCAAGCGGTACCCACGCTCATTCTCTTGTTCAAAGTTATGGGAATGACTATGAAGCATTTATGGCGTATGCAAAGACACATAAAGATTGTGTTTTTCTAGTGGATACTTACGATACCTTGAAATCGGGTGTTCCTAGTGCGATCCGTGTGGCAAAAGAACTTGGCAACAAGATCAATTTCCAAGGTGTACGTATCGATAGTGGCGATATGGCGTATATTTCGAAACGGGTCAGAGAACAATTAGATTCCGCTGGTTTTACAGAAGCGAAAATCTATGCCTCAAATGATTTAGATGAAGCGACGATTTTAAACTTAAAAATGCAAAAAGCGAAAATCGATGTTTGGGGCGTGGGAACAAAGTTGATCACCGCCTATGACCAACCGGCTTTAGGTGCAGTCTTCAAACTGGTATCCATCGAAAATGAACAAGGTGAAATGATCGATACGATCAAATTGTCTAGCAATGCTGAAAAAGTTACTACACCAGGTAAAAAACAAGTATGGCGTATCACTCGTAACTTTGATGGAAAATCAGAAGGCGATTATGTGACGCTATGGGATGAAGATCCTCGACAAGAAGAAGAGATCTTCATGTTCCACCCGACACATACCTTTATCAATAAAACCGTTCGTGATTTTACAGCTCGGCCAATTTTACAAGATATTTTTGTTGAAGGAACGAGAGTCTATGACTTACCGACATTAGAAGAAATCAAAGAGTATACCAGAGGAAACTTAGATTCTCTTTGGGAAGAATACAAACGTGATTTGAATCCGCAAAAATATCCTGTGGATCTATCAACAGATTGCTGGAATCATAAGATGGCAATCATGGAACGAATGAAAAAAAGCGTCACACAATTAACGAGTGAACTATAG
- a CDS encoding ArsR/SmtB family transcription factor — translation MQLQINEESLPVYEALASKTRIKIIQLLSKNKMNIKELAQALGISSAITTMHVKKLEEANIIKSEKIGQKKISSLRVDKINITFPEKIFNAFDTKETSIPIGHYTRYSIEPTCGLATIHDFIGKVDEPRYFADPRRMDARILWFTSGFVEYQTPNFLNEEDTLEMLELSVELSSEFPFSNDNWPSDITFSLNGVELGNWTSPGDFADIRGKHTPDWYPDNLNQYGLLKTIRITKHLTNINGEPLSEITINDIPRNEDVWTFRIEVKEDAKNVGGCTLFGKGFGNYDQDIKMKVYYS, via the coding sequence ATGCAACTCCAAATCAATGAAGAATCATTACCTGTTTATGAAGCTTTAGCTAGTAAAACAAGGATAAAAATCATCCAGTTACTTTCAAAAAACAAAATGAATATCAAAGAGCTTGCCCAAGCACTCGGTATCAGTAGTGCGATTACAACAATGCATGTAAAAAAACTTGAAGAAGCAAATATCATCAAATCTGAAAAAATAGGTCAAAAAAAAATTTCCAGCTTACGTGTCGATAAAATCAACATCACGTTTCCAGAAAAAATCTTCAATGCCTTTGATACGAAAGAAACATCGATCCCTATCGGTCATTATACCCGCTATTCAATCGAGCCGACATGCGGTCTGGCAACGATCCATGATTTTATCGGCAAAGTCGATGAACCACGTTACTTTGCCGATCCACGACGAATGGATGCACGGATTCTGTGGTTTACAAGCGGATTTGTTGAATATCAAACACCAAACTTCCTAAACGAAGAAGATACTTTGGAAATGTTGGAATTGTCCGTTGAGCTGTCTTCCGAGTTTCCCTTTTCGAACGACAATTGGCCATCGGATATCACTTTCAGCCTAAACGGCGTGGAATTAGGTAACTGGACAAGCCCAGGAGATTTCGCAGACATTCGTGGAAAACATACCCCAGACTGGTACCCAGATAATCTAAATCAATACGGACTATTGAAAACAATCCGTATCACTAAACATTTGACCAATATCAACGGCGAACCATTATCTGAAATCACGATCAATGACATCCCAAGAAACGAAGACGTCTGGACCTTCCGCATCGAAGTCAAAGAAGACGCCAAAAACGTCGGTGGCTGCACCCTATTCGGCAAAGGCTTCGGCAACTACGATCAAGATATCAAGATGAAGGTGTATTATAGTTAA